The following are encoded in a window of Pseudomonas graminis genomic DNA:
- a CDS encoding sulfate ABC transporter substrate-binding protein, whose translation MKKIFAASLLAAGLALGSAAQAAAPSLLNVSYDVMRDFYKDYNAAFQKHWSAEHQENATIQMSFGGSSKQARSVIDGLPADVITMNMATDINALADNGELVPKDWVTRLPNNSAPFTSATVFIVRKGNPKALKDWPDLVKDGVEVVVPNPKTSGNGRYTYLSAWGYTLKNGGDEAAAKKFVGELFSHVPVLDTGGRGATTTFMTNHIGDVLVTFENEAEMIAREFGRDQFEVVYPSVSAEAEPPVSVVDKVVDKKGTRAVAEAYLKYLWSPEGQEIAAANYLRPRDPAVLAKYNDRFPKVDFLSVEKTFGDWRTVQKTHFNDGGVFDQIYPAK comes from the coding sequence GTGAAAAAGATCTTCGCCGCTTCCCTGCTCGCCGCAGGACTGGCCCTGGGCAGCGCTGCACAGGCCGCCGCGCCGTCGTTGCTCAACGTGTCGTATGACGTGATGCGCGATTTCTACAAGGACTACAACGCTGCATTCCAGAAGCACTGGAGCGCCGAGCATCAGGAAAACGCGACGATTCAGATGTCCTTCGGCGGGTCGAGCAAGCAGGCGCGGTCGGTGATCGATGGCCTGCCTGCCGATGTCATCACCATGAACATGGCCACCGACATCAACGCGCTGGCCGACAACGGCGAGCTGGTGCCGAAGGACTGGGTCACCCGCCTGCCGAACAACAGCGCGCCGTTCACCTCGGCCACGGTGTTCATCGTGCGCAAGGGCAACCCGAAGGCGCTGAAGGACTGGCCGGACCTGGTCAAGGATGGCGTTGAAGTGGTGGTGCCCAACCCGAAAACCTCGGGCAACGGCCGCTACACCTACCTCTCGGCCTGGGGCTACACGCTGAAGAACGGCGGCGATGAAGCAGCCGCGAAGAAGTTCGTCGGCGAGCTGTTCAGTCACGTGCCCGTGCTCGACACCGGCGGCCGCGGCGCGACCACCACGTTCATGACCAACCACATCGGCGACGTGCTGGTGACCTTTGAGAACGAAGCGGAAATGATCGCCCGCGAGTTTGGTCGCGATCAGTTCGAAGTGGTCTACCCGAGTGTCTCCGCCGAGGCAGAACCGCCGGTGAGTGTGGTGGACAAAGTAGTCGACAAGAAAGGCACCCGCGCGGTGGCCGAGGCGTACCTGAAGTACTTGTGGTCGCCGGAAGGACAGGAAATTGCGGCGGCCAATTACTTGCGTCCCCGCGACCCGGCGGTGCTGGCCAAGTACAACGACCGCTTCCCGAAAGTGGACTTTCTGTCAGTGGAAAAAACCTTCGGCGACTGGCGCACTGTGCAGAAGACCCACTTCAATGATGGCGGGGTGTTTGATCAGATCTATCCGGCGAAATAA
- a CDS encoding cytochrome c-type biogenesis protein, with the protein MRRLAAAAVLALGFAGVAQAAIDAYTFKDDAERARYTELTRELRCPKCQNQDIADSNAPIAADLRKEIYRMLGEGQSNQQIIDFMVDRYGEFVRYKPELNAHTWLLWFGPAGLLLVGAVLIGVIVVRRRRSDREDADMLSDEERQRLAHLLDKNRE; encoded by the coding sequence GTGCGGCGGCTGGCGGCTGCTGCGGTATTGGCGTTGGGCTTTGCCGGTGTGGCCCAGGCAGCGATCGATGCCTACACCTTCAAGGACGACGCCGAGCGGGCTCGCTACACCGAACTGACTCGCGAGCTGCGCTGCCCCAAGTGCCAGAATCAGGACATCGCCGATTCCAACGCGCCCATCGCGGCCGACCTGCGCAAAGAAATCTACCGCATGCTTGGCGAAGGCCAAAGCAATCAACAGATCATCGATTTCATGGTTGATCGCTACGGCGAGTTCGTGCGCTACAAGCCCGAGCTCAATGCCCACACCTGGCTGCTCTGGTTCGGTCCGGCCGGGTTGCTGCTGGTCGGCGCGGTGTTGATTGGTGTGATTGTCGTGCGCCGTCGCCGCTCGGACCGCGAAGACGCCGACATGCTTTCCGACGAGGAGCGTCAGCGCCTCGCCCACTTGCTGGATAAAAACCGCGAATGA
- a CDS encoding heme lyase CcmF/NrfE family subunit, whose translation MIPELGHLAMILALCFAIVQASVPLLGAWRGDRLWMSLAQPAAWGQFAFLVFAFGCLTHSFMVDDFSVAYVAENSNSALPWYYKFSAVWGAHEGSLLLWALILGGWTFAVSIFSRQLPQVMLARVLAVMGMISVGFLLFLILTSNPFSRILPQIPQDGRDLNPLLQDIGLIVHPPMLYMGYVGFSVAFAFAIAALLGGRLDAAWARWSRPWTIVAWAFLGIGITLGSWWAYYELGWGGWWFWDPVENASFMPWLVGTALIHSLAVTEKRGVFKSWTVLLAIAAFSLSLLGTFLVRSGVLTSVHAFASDPARGVFILIFLLMVVGGSLTLFAIRAPVVKSHVGFGLWSRETLLLGNNLVLVVAASMILLGTLYPLVLDALSGAKMSVGPPYFNALFVPLMGLLMAVMAVGVLVRWKDTPVKWLLSMLAPVLVGSAILAVVAGFAMADFHWAVLATCLLAAWVLLAGVRDLFDKTRHKGLLKGARSLTRSYWGMQVAHLGIAVLALGVVLSSQNSAERDLRMAPGESVELGGYMFVFEGAQHYQGPNFTSDRGTLRVLEDGKEITVLHPEKRLYTVQRSMMTEAGIDAGFTRDLYVALGEPLENGAWAVRVHVKPFVRWIWFGGLITALGGLLAALDKRYRVKVRMKVRDALGLTGAAV comes from the coding sequence ATGATTCCCGAACTCGGCCATCTGGCCATGATTTTGGCCCTGTGCTTCGCCATCGTGCAGGCCAGCGTGCCGCTGCTGGGCGCCTGGCGCGGCGACCGCCTGTGGATGAGCCTCGCCCAGCCCGCCGCCTGGGGGCAGTTTGCTTTCCTGGTGTTTGCCTTCGGTTGCCTTACCCATTCGTTCATGGTCGACGATTTTTCCGTGGCCTACGTCGCTGAAAACTCAAACAGCGCGTTGCCGTGGTACTACAAATTCAGCGCTGTCTGGGGCGCACACGAAGGGTCGTTGCTGCTCTGGGCGCTCATCCTCGGCGGCTGGACCTTCGCCGTGTCGATCTTTTCCCGGCAATTGCCCCAGGTCATGCTCGCCCGGGTGCTGGCGGTGATGGGCATGATCAGCGTCGGCTTTCTGCTGTTCCTGATCCTCACGTCCAACCCCTTCAGCCGCATCCTGCCGCAGATTCCCCAGGACGGCCGCGACCTGAATCCGTTGCTGCAGGACATCGGCCTGATCGTCCACCCGCCGATGCTGTACATGGGTTATGTCGGGTTCTCGGTGGCGTTCGCCTTCGCCATCGCCGCCTTGCTTGGCGGTCGGCTTGATGCGGCATGGGCGCGCTGGTCGCGTCCATGGACCATCGTTGCCTGGGCCTTCCTCGGCATCGGCATCACCCTGGGTTCGTGGTGGGCCTATTACGAACTCGGCTGGGGCGGCTGGTGGTTCTGGGACCCGGTAGAAAACGCCTCGTTCATGCCATGGCTGGTGGGCACGGCGCTGATTCACTCCCTGGCGGTTACCGAGAAGCGCGGCGTGTTCAAAAGCTGGACCGTGCTTTTGGCCATCGCGGCCTTTTCGTTGAGCCTGCTCGGTACCTTCCTCGTGCGCTCAGGCGTACTGACGTCGGTGCACGCCTTCGCGTCTGATCCGGCCCGTGGTGTGTTCATTCTGATCTTCCTGCTAATGGTGGTCGGTGGCTCACTGACGCTATTTGCCATCCGCGCGCCGGTGGTGAAAAGCCATGTCGGCTTTGGCCTGTGGTCCCGGGAAACCCTGCTGCTGGGCAATAATCTCGTGCTCGTTGTGGCCGCGTCGATGATCCTGCTCGGCACGCTGTACCCGTTGGTGCTGGATGCTTTAAGCGGGGCGAAGATGTCGGTCGGCCCGCCGTATTTCAATGCGTTGTTCGTGCCGCTGATGGGTTTGCTCATGGCGGTCATGGCGGTGGGTGTCCTGGTGCGCTGGAAGGACACGCCGGTCAAGTGGCTGTTGAGCATGCTCGCGCCGGTGTTGGTCGGCAGCGCGATATTGGCGGTCGTCGCCGGTTTTGCCATGGCCGACTTCCATTGGGCGGTGCTTGCCACCTGTTTGCTGGCGGCCTGGGTATTGCTGGCCGGCGTGCGCGACCTGTTCGACAAGACACGCCACAAAGGCCTGCTCAAGGGCGCGCGCTCGCTGACCCGCAGTTACTGGGGTATGCAGGTGGCGCACCTCGGCATTGCGGTGCTGGCGCTGGGCGTGGTGTTGTCGAGCCAGAACAGCGCTGAGCGCGACCTGCGCATGGCCCCCGGCGAGTCGGTAGAACTGGGTGGCTATATGTTTGTGTTCGAGGGCGCCCAGCATTACCAGGGCCCGAACTTTACCTCGGATCGCGGCACCCTTCGCGTGCTGGAAGACGGCAAGGAAATCACCGTGCTGCACCCGGAAAAACGCCTGTACACGGTGCAGCGTTCGATGATGACCGAGGCCGGCATCGACGCCGGTTTTACCCGCGATCTGTACGTGGCGCTGGGCGAACCGCTGGAAAACGGCGCGTGGGCGGTGCGTGTCCACGTCAAGCCGTTCGTGCGCTGGATCTGGTTCGGCGGGCTCATCACCGCGCTGGGCGGTCTGCTGGCAGCGCTGGACAAGCGTTATCGCGTCAAGGTCCGCATGAAGGTGCGTGACGCATTGGGCCTGACGGGAGCGGCGGTATGA
- the ccmE gene encoding cytochrome c maturation protein CcmE translates to MNPLRKKRLLIIVAILAGVGIAVSLALSALKENINLFYTPTQIAGGEAPRDTRIRAGGMVVQGSLQRSPDSLDVTFAVTDFNKSVPITYRGILPDLFREGQGIVALGKLNADGVVVADEVLAKHDEKYMPPEVAKALNDSGQLAPATTPAALPDKQG, encoded by the coding sequence GTGAATCCGCTGCGAAAAAAGCGCCTGTTGATCATCGTGGCGATCCTCGCCGGGGTCGGCATCGCGGTCAGCCTTGCACTCAGCGCGCTGAAGGAAAACATCAACCTGTTCTACACCCCGACCCAGATCGCCGGCGGCGAAGCGCCCCGTGATACGCGGATTCGCGCCGGTGGCATGGTCGTCCAGGGCTCGCTGCAGCGCTCGCCGGATTCCCTGGACGTAACCTTTGCCGTTACCGATTTCAACAAGTCGGTGCCCATCACCTATCGCGGCATCCTTCCGGACCTGTTTCGCGAAGGGCAGGGCATCGTTGCGCTCGGCAAGCTCAATGCCGACGGCGTGGTCGTCGCCGACGAAGTGCTGGCCAAACACGATGAGAAATACATGCCGCCGGAAGTCGCCAAAGCGCTGAATGACAGCGGCCAGCTCGCGCCCGCCACGACGCCCGCCGCTCTCCCGGACAAACAGGGGTAA
- the ccmI gene encoding c-type cytochrome biogenesis protein CcmI, with product MIDFWMAAGLLLLVALSFLLIPVLRGRRAQTEEDRTALNVALYQERITELQAQQEEGVLSAAQLDGGRAEAARELLADTEGVGPERVSRLGKPLPLLAAILVPVLALGLYLHFGASDKVELTREFSQPPGSLAQMTERLERAVKAQPDSAESAYFLARTYMAQDRPADAARMFGRAAKLAGRQPELLGQWAQALYFAGNRAWSPQIQGIAEEALKLNPKEVTSLGLMGINAFESQQFDQAVSYWTRLLAVLPPDDPSRGALEGGIKRARDKLVQSGGALEDTQPVAVQGVRVKVRVTLSEALKAKVQPGDTVFVFARAVSGPPAPLAVKRVTVADLPVEVELTDADAMMPQLKLSNFAEVQLVARVSRAGQPTAGEWVGRSQPLPSNVTALQALTIDSPDQ from the coding sequence ATGATCGATTTCTGGATGGCCGCCGGCCTGTTGTTGCTGGTGGCCCTGAGTTTCCTGCTGATCCCGGTGTTGCGCGGTCGTCGCGCGCAGACTGAAGAAGATCGCACCGCCCTCAACGTTGCCTTGTATCAGGAACGCATCACCGAGCTGCAAGCACAGCAGGAGGAGGGCGTGCTCTCGGCGGCGCAACTGGACGGCGGCCGTGCCGAGGCTGCCCGTGAATTGCTTGCCGACACCGAAGGCGTGGGTCCCGAGCGGGTGTCTCGCCTGGGCAAGCCGCTGCCGTTGCTCGCCGCGATTCTGGTCCCGGTGTTGGCGTTGGGCCTGTATCTGCACTTCGGCGCGTCGGACAAGGTCGAGCTCACCCGGGAATTTTCCCAGCCACCGGGTTCGCTGGCGCAGATGACCGAGCGCCTGGAGCGCGCGGTCAAGGCGCAGCCGGATTCGGCCGAGAGCGCGTATTTCCTCGCCCGGACTTACATGGCCCAGGATCGCCCGGCCGATGCAGCCCGAATGTTCGGGCGCGCGGCCAAGCTGGCCGGCCGTCAGCCCGAACTGCTGGGGCAATGGGCCCAGGCGCTGTATTTCGCCGGCAACAGGGCCTGGAGCCCGCAGATTCAGGGGATTGCCGAAGAAGCGCTGAAGTTGAATCCCAAGGAGGTCACCAGCCTGGGCCTGATGGGGATCAACGCGTTTGAAAGCCAGCAGTTTGATCAGGCAGTCAGTTACTGGACGCGTTTGCTGGCGGTGTTACCGCCGGACGATCCCTCCCGTGGGGCGCTGGAAGGCGGGATCAAACGCGCCCGTGACAAGCTCGTGCAAAGTGGCGGCGCGCTGGAAGACACCCAGCCGGTGGCGGTGCAGGGCGTGCGTGTGAAAGTGCGTGTCACGCTGTCGGAAGCGTTAAAAGCCAAGGTGCAGCCGGGCGACACGGTGTTTGTGTTTGCCCGCGCGGTGTCAGGCCCGCCGGCGCCGCTGGCGGTCAAGCGCGTGACTGTGGCTGACTTGCCGGTGGAGGTCGAGCTGACTGACGCGGACGCGATGATGCCGCAGCTGAAACTGTCGAACTTCGCCGAAGTCCAACTCGTGGCCCGGGTGTCCCGTGCCGGTCAGCCCACAGCGGGCGAATGGGTCGGTCGCAGCCAGCCATTGCCGAGCAACGTGACGGCGCTGCAGGCCCTGACCATCGACAGCCCCGATCAGTAA
- the fliK gene encoding flagellar hook-length control protein FliK, whose amino-acid sequence MTGDIPNLSPVAAATALLRAGVPAGEVLKLMEPREGLLTSGQVASAEVVSLKQLGQDFQLLLKLTMDNGRQTTLPVSSSLPLTPGTNVNVAQGSADTLTISVQDLQKAAANSLTSIDTRQLPAGTLLQGKVLTTQVAAQNVAQLSGQSSASALPTSYRSIVILLNTALAGTSLTVDSPQPLRVGSLLSAQVQNSQALNFVALPNRLDELALAQQLSTQQSRQGSLQGLIAALQNMPPPAADGDNLSPSLRASIEQLLADLPDVPQMTTAKGVAQALNASGLFMESRLLAGQNPTLVPDMKANLLRLVTQIMPGLPGNVSYDAAAAGNTLARAMPSVLRSAFGTLGLVAPPSDPINFPLPPRTLGHPGSKDDLEMLLKLAAGAISRLQSHQLGGLEQTRTHADGTQVTTWQLEIPMRNAHDIVPLQVKVQREETPERDEHSDTPVQETKEREKLWRVELAFDLEPLGPLHVQAQLMAGSIASQLWAEREGSAELISGELDNLRARLVACGLNVKALECNRGVPPQGPRTVLEQRWIDENA is encoded by the coding sequence ATGACAGGCGATATACCCAATCTTTCTCCAGTAGCAGCGGCCACGGCCTTGCTCCGTGCAGGCGTGCCGGCGGGCGAAGTGCTCAAGCTGATGGAGCCGCGTGAAGGGCTGTTGACCTCGGGTCAGGTAGCCAGCGCTGAAGTGGTGAGCCTCAAGCAACTGGGGCAGGACTTTCAGCTGCTGCTCAAACTGACCATGGACAACGGCCGGCAAACCACCCTCCCCGTCAGCAGTTCGCTGCCGCTGACCCCCGGCACCAACGTCAATGTCGCCCAGGGTTCGGCGGATACCCTGACCATCAGCGTGCAGGACCTGCAGAAAGCCGCCGCCAACAGCCTGACCAGCATCGACACGCGGCAATTGCCCGCGGGCACGCTGCTACAGGGCAAGGTACTGACCACTCAAGTGGCGGCGCAGAATGTCGCGCAATTAAGCGGCCAGTCCTCCGCCAGCGCGCTGCCAACCAGTTACCGTTCCATCGTCATCCTGCTCAACACGGCCCTCGCCGGAACCAGCCTGACCGTCGACAGCCCGCAGCCGCTGCGGGTCGGCAGTCTGCTCAGCGCCCAGGTGCAGAACAGTCAGGCGCTGAATTTCGTCGCCTTGCCCAATCGCCTTGACGAACTGGCCCTGGCCCAGCAGTTATCGACCCAGCAAAGCCGTCAGGGCTCGCTGCAGGGCCTGATCGCCGCCCTGCAAAACATGCCGCCGCCGGCTGCCGATGGCGACAATCTTTCGCCGTCGCTGCGGGCCAGCATCGAGCAACTGCTGGCCGATCTGCCGGATGTCCCGCAGATGACTACCGCCAAAGGCGTGGCCCAGGCGCTGAATGCCAGCGGGCTGTTCATGGAATCGCGCTTGCTCGCCGGGCAAAACCCGACGCTGGTGCCGGACATGAAAGCCAACCTGCTGCGGCTTGTCACTCAGATCATGCCGGGCCTGCCGGGCAACGTCAGTTATGACGCTGCGGCGGCCGGCAATACCTTGGCGCGGGCCATGCCCAGCGTGTTGCGCAGCGCTTTTGGCACGTTGGGGCTGGTGGCGCCGCCGAGCGATCCGATCAACTTTCCATTGCCACCGCGCACCCTCGGGCACCCGGGCAGCAAGGACGATCTGGAGATGCTGTTGAAGCTCGCGGCGGGGGCGATTTCACGCCTGCAGAGCCATCAGCTGGGCGGGCTGGAGCAGACGCGCACCCATGCTGATGGCACCCAGGTCACCACATGGCAGCTGGAGATCCCGATGCGCAACGCCCACGACATCGTGCCGTTGCAGGTCAAGGTTCAGCGCGAAGAGACGCCTGAGCGGGACGAGCATTCCGACACGCCAGTGCAGGAGACCAAGGAGCGAGAAAAACTCTGGCGGGTGGAGCTGGCATTCGATCTGGAGCCCCTCGGCCCGCTGCACGTACAGGCGCAACTGATGGCCGGCAGCATCGCCAGCCAGTTGTGGGCGGAACGCGAAGGCAGCGCTGAGTTGATTTCCGGCGAGCTGGATAATCTGCGTGCGCGGTTGGTGGCGTGCGGTCTGAACGTCAAGGCGCTGGAATGCAACCGAGGCGTGCCGCCCCAGGGCCCACGTACCGTGCTCGAACAACGCTGGATCGACGAGAACGCCTGA
- the ccmA gene encoding cytochrome c biogenesis heme-transporting ATPase CcmA, whose protein sequence is MPIPVLEAVALTCERDWRLLFEHLELRLSAGDMVQISGPNGSGKTSLLRLLCGLMQPTAGSVLLDGKPLASQRSELTRHLLWIGHAAGIKDLLTPLENLAWLCALHTPVEHADIWRALEAVGLRGFEDVPCHTLSAGQRRRVALARLYLPGPGLWMLDEPFTALDKQGVAQLEAHLAAHCENGGAVVLTTHHTLSCTPSGYRDLDLGQWAA, encoded by the coding sequence ATGCCGATCCCCGTTCTTGAAGCCGTGGCGCTGACTTGCGAGCGTGACTGGCGCCTGCTGTTCGAGCACCTCGAATTGCGGCTGAGCGCAGGCGACATGGTGCAGATCAGCGGCCCCAACGGCAGCGGCAAAACCAGCCTGCTGCGCCTGTTGTGCGGGCTGATGCAGCCCACCGCCGGCAGTGTGCTTCTGGATGGCAAGCCCCTCGCCAGTCAGCGCAGCGAGTTGACCCGGCACCTGCTGTGGATCGGCCACGCCGCCGGCATCAAAGATTTACTCACCCCTCTGGAAAACCTCGCCTGGCTCTGCGCGCTGCACACGCCCGTGGAACACGCCGACATCTGGCGCGCCCTCGAAGCGGTCGGCCTGCGCGGCTTTGAAGACGTGCCGTGCCACACCTTGTCGGCCGGTCAACGGCGTCGCGTGGCACTGGCCCGCCTGTATTTGCCCGGGCCCGGTCTGTGGATGCTCGACGAACCCTTCACGGCGCTGGACAAGCAGGGCGTCGCCCAACTTGAGGCGCATCTGGCGGCCCACTGTGAAAACGGCGGCGCCGTGGTGCTGACCACGCACCACACGCTGAGCTGCACGCCTTCGGGTTATCGCGATCTGGACCTGGGGCAGTGGGCGGCATGA
- a CDS encoding ion transporter, producing MDSNISWREQLRIIVFQSDTKPGRRFDKILLVLILCSLLVAIIDSIEAVHRNYATPLAWVEWAFTFIFAVEYLVRLYCSPKPLKYAFSFYGLIDLLAIVPGILAIYYSDAQYLLIVRVVRMLRIFRVLKLSPYLKQANYLLAALRGSKQKIIVFLATVSTLVTVFGTLMYVVEGPEHGFTSIPKGIYWAIVTLTTVGFGDIVPKTPIGQILSSLVMITGYSIIAVPTGIFTAELANAMRGDQLQHDCPVCAKNAHEPNAAFCSRCGNALFPKLGAMPAPADAQRDIST from the coding sequence ATGGACAGCAACATCAGTTGGCGCGAACAGCTACGCATCATCGTTTTTCAGAGTGACACCAAACCCGGTCGACGCTTCGACAAGATCCTGCTGGTGCTCATCCTTTGCAGCCTGCTCGTGGCGATCATCGACAGCATCGAAGCCGTCCACCGCAACTACGCGACGCCGCTGGCCTGGGTCGAGTGGGCTTTCACCTTCATCTTCGCCGTCGAGTACCTGGTGCGCCTGTACTGCTCGCCCAAGCCCCTCAAGTACGCGTTCAGCTTCTACGGCCTGATCGATTTGCTGGCGATCGTGCCGGGCATCCTGGCGATCTATTACAGCGACGCGCAGTACCTGCTGATCGTGCGCGTAGTGCGGATGCTGCGGATCTTCCGCGTGCTCAAGCTCAGCCCCTATCTGAAGCAGGCCAACTATTTGCTGGCGGCCCTGCGGGGCAGCAAACAGAAGATCATTGTGTTTCTCGCCACCGTGTCGACGCTGGTCACGGTGTTCGGCACGCTGATGTACGTCGTCGAAGGGCCGGAGCACGGCTTCACCAGCATTCCAAAGGGCATCTATTGGGCGATCGTCACGCTGACCACGGTGGGCTTTGGCGACATTGTGCCGAAGACCCCGATCGGGCAGATTCTGTCGTCGCTGGTGATGATCACCGGTTACTCGATCATCGCCGTGCCGACCGGGATTTTCACCGCCGAACTGGCCAATGCCATGCGCGGCGATCAACTGCAGCACGACTGCCCGGTCTGCGCCAAGAACGCCCATGAACCCAACGCGGCGTTCTGTTCGCGCTGCGGCAATGCGCTGTTTCCCAAGCTCGGCGCGATGCCTGCACCGGCAGACGCGCAACGGGACATAAGCACATGA
- a CDS encoding heme ABC transporter permease encodes MSWAWFHKLGSPKWFYGISGRLLPWLSIAAALLIGIGVVWGLAFAPPDYQQGNSFRIIYIHVPAAMLAQSCYVMMAVCGVVGLVWKMKMADVALQCAAPVGAWMTALALVTGAIWGKPTWGSWWVWDARLTSMLILLFLYFGLIALGNAITNRDSAAKACAVLAIVGVINIPIIKYSVEWWSTLHQGATFSLTEKPAMPAEMWLPLLFTVLGFYSFFGAVLLMRMRLEVLKREARAGWVKDELMKHSGRPASPRHGAER; translated from the coding sequence ATGAGTTGGGCCTGGTTCCACAAACTCGGTTCGCCCAAATGGTTTTACGGCATCAGCGGCCGTCTGCTGCCGTGGCTGAGCATCGCTGCGGCCCTGTTGATCGGCATCGGCGTGGTCTGGGGCCTGGCGTTCGCGCCGCCCGACTACCAGCAAGGCAACAGCTTTCGCATCATTTATATCCACGTGCCGGCGGCGATGCTGGCGCAGTCCTGCTACGTGATGATGGCCGTGTGCGGCGTGGTCGGGCTGGTCTGGAAAATGAAGATGGCCGACGTCGCCCTGCAATGTGCGGCGCCCGTCGGTGCGTGGATGACCGCCCTGGCGCTGGTCACCGGCGCGATCTGGGGCAAGCCGACGTGGGGCTCGTGGTGGGTCTGGGACGCGCGCCTGACGTCGATGCTGATCCTGCTGTTTCTATACTTCGGCCTGATCGCGCTGGGCAACGCCATTACCAACCGCGACAGCGCCGCCAAGGCCTGCGCCGTGCTGGCTATCGTTGGGGTGATCAACATCCCGATCATCAAATACTCGGTGGAATGGTGGAGCACGCTGCACCAGGGCGCGACCTTCAGCTTGACGGAAAAACCCGCCATGCCTGCCGAAATGTGGCTGCCGCTGCTGTTCACCGTCCTAGGGTTTTACAGCTTCTTCGGTGCGGTGCTGCTGATGCGCATGCGCCTGGAAGTGCTCAAGCGCGAGGCCCGCGCCGGGTGGGTCAAGGATGAGTTGATGAAGCACTCAGGCCGCCCAGCGTCACCTCGCCATGGAGCCGAACGATGA
- the ccmD gene encoding heme exporter protein CcmD — translation MSFESFSDFLAMGKHGLYVWSAYGICFTVLAINVLAPVVARRRYLQQEARRLRRESIT, via the coding sequence ATGAGCTTCGAGTCTTTCAGCGATTTTCTCGCCATGGGCAAGCACGGTCTGTATGTCTGGTCGGCTTATGGCATCTGTTTCACCGTACTGGCGATCAACGTCCTGGCACCGGTTGTCGCGCGTCGGCGTTACCTGCAACAAGAGGCGCGTCGTCTGCGCCGGGAGAGCATTACGTGA
- a CDS encoding DsbE family thiol:disulfide interchange protein, whose product MKRWMLLGPLVLFLGMAGLLYRGLYLDPSELPSALIGKPFPEFSLPAVQDGKPLTRADLLGKPALVNVWGTWCVACRVEHPVLTKLAQQGVVIYGVNYKDVNAEAQKWLKDFHDPYQLNINDEAGSLGLNLGVYGAPETFLIDGKGVIRYKHVGVIDETVWRQKLAGQYQALVDEGSE is encoded by the coding sequence ATGAAGCGCTGGATGTTGCTCGGTCCGCTGGTGCTGTTCCTTGGCATGGCGGGGTTGCTGTATCGAGGCTTGTATCTGGATCCATCGGAATTGCCGTCGGCGCTGATCGGCAAGCCGTTCCCTGAATTCAGCTTGCCTGCGGTGCAGGATGGCAAGCCCCTGACTCGCGCCGACCTGCTTGGCAAACCGGCGCTGGTCAATGTCTGGGGCACCTGGTGCGTGGCCTGCCGCGTCGAGCACCCGGTGCTGACCAAACTGGCCCAGCAGGGCGTGGTGATCTACGGCGTCAATTACAAGGATGTGAACGCCGAAGCGCAGAAGTGGCTCAAGGACTTTCACGATCCGTATCAGCTGAACATCAATGATGAGGCCGGCAGCCTGGGGCTGAATCTGGGTGTGTATGGCGCGCCTGAGACCTTTCTGATCGATGGGAAGGGCGTCATTCGTTACAAGCATGTGGGCGTGATTGACGAGACCGTCTGGCGCCAGAAGCTGGCAGGGCAGTATCAGGCGCTGGTGGATGAGGGCTCAGAATGA
- the ccmB gene encoding heme exporter protein CcmB has product MSHVFTLLIAREARLLFRRPAELLNPLVFFAIVIALFPLAVGPDTQLLQRLSPGLVWVAALLSVLLSLDGLFRSDFEDGSLEQWVLSSQPLALLVLAKVLAHWAFSGLALVLLSPLLALMLGLPTACLPVLLLSLLLGTPVLSLLGAVGAALTVGLKRGGLLLALLILPLYIPVLILGSGALQAALEGMPATGYLLWLGSLTALAVTLTPFAIAAGLKISVGE; this is encoded by the coding sequence ATGAGTCACGTGTTTACCCTGTTGATCGCCCGGGAAGCGCGCCTGCTGTTCCGGCGCCCGGCCGAGCTGCTGAACCCGCTGGTATTTTTCGCCATCGTCATCGCCCTGTTTCCCCTGGCCGTCGGCCCTGACACGCAGCTGCTGCAACGCCTGTCGCCGGGGTTGGTGTGGGTGGCGGCGCTGTTGTCCGTGCTGCTGTCGCTGGACGGCCTGTTCCGCAGCGATTTCGAAGACGGCTCCCTCGAACAATGGGTGCTGTCGTCGCAACCGCTGGCGCTGCTGGTGCTGGCGAAAGTGCTGGCGCACTGGGCGTTTTCCGGGCTGGCACTGGTCTTGCTGTCTCCGCTGCTGGCGCTGATGCTGGGCCTGCCCACCGCGTGTCTGCCGGTGCTGCTGCTGTCGCTGCTGCTGGGCACGCCGGTGCTGAGCCTGCTTGGCGCGGTGGGCGCGGCGTTGACCGTCGGGCTCAAGCGCGGCGGTCTGCTGTTGGCGTTGTTGATCCTGCCGCTGTACATCCCGGTACTTATTCTGGGCAGCGGCGCGTTGCAGGCTGCACTTGAGGGCATGCCCGCGACCGGTTATCTGCTTTGGCTTGGCAGCCTGACCGCACTGGCGGTAACCCTGACGCCTTTTGCAATTGCCGCTGGTTTGAAGATCAGCGTTGGCGAATAA